The Paraburkholderia dioscoreae DNA window TAGAGACCGGACCACCCGGACGACATACGGAGGAAACATGAAGTTCCGAACATCCCTCAAGACCTGCGCGTTTGCACTCGCCACCGTTGCCATGCTGGCCGGCTCCGCGGTTCAAAGCCAGGCCCAGACGCCGCCCAAGAAGTACAAGATCTATCTGAGCATGAGTTACAGCGGCAACGGCTATCAAACCGAAACGTCGAACCTGATCAAGGCGCTCGCGGCAACGCCACCGTACGACAAGCTCGTCGATCTGAAGACTGTCATTTCCGGCACCGACGTGCAGGCGCAGGCCGCCGCGTATCAGAGCATGGTGTCGGCGGGCGCGGATGCCATCATCACGTTTCCGATCTCGTCGACCGGCCTGAACCGCGCTATCCACGAAGCCTGCGAAAAGCATGTGCTGGTCTACACGTATAGCGCGACGGTAACCGAGCCGTGTGCGCGCACGGTCAGCTACATCACGGCGGGCTTCGCGCCGAACACCGCGCAATGGCTCGTGAACAAGCTGAACGGCAAAGGCAATGTGTTCATCGATCGCGGCGTGGCAGGCAATTCCGTCGACAAGATGAACTACGACGGCGCGATGAGCGTGTTCAGAAAGTACCCGGCGATCAAGATCGTCGCCGAATACTACGGCATGTGGAACAGCCAGACCACGCAGCAGGAGACGGCCAAGGCGCTCGCCGCGCACCCTGACGTCGACGCGATTTTCGGCGAGAACGGCGAAGACGGTATCGTCGCCGCGATGCTCGCGAGCGGTCAGAAGAAACTCGTTCCGGTAACCGGCGAAAATACCAACGGATTTCGCCTCGCGCTCGCCAATGCCGATCTGAGAAAACGCGGTCTCGACGGCATTTCGTCGGGCGATCCGATCAACGTGTCGGGCTACGCGTTCAAGCTGATGATGGAAGAG harbors:
- a CDS encoding sugar ABC transporter substrate-binding protein, which translates into the protein MKFRTSLKTCAFALATVAMLAGSAVQSQAQTPPKKYKIYLSMSYSGNGYQTETSNLIKALAATPPYDKLVDLKTVISGTDVQAQAAAYQSMVSAGADAIITFPISSTGLNRAIHEACEKHVLVYTYSATVTEPCARTVSYITAGFAPNTAQWLVNKLNGKGNVFIDRGVAGNSVDKMNYDGAMSVFRKYPAIKIVAEYYGMWNSQTTQQETAKALAAHPDVDAIFGENGEDGIVAAMLASGQKKLVPVTGENTNGFRLALANADLRKRGLDGISSGDPINVSGYAFKLMMEELTGKRKVAVHNIEYPLPWVPADKVKVCTGDTFVNGCNAFPSTKVPDSFNTEVFDPVLTPELSLNSALHGTPTPGATIQPLPANVVKAAPDVPGVNCQHCQAPADLFKLTKVSATVHP